A region of Aquarana catesbeiana isolate 2022-GZ linkage group LG08, ASM4218655v1, whole genome shotgun sequence DNA encodes the following proteins:
- the LOC141104531 gene encoding uncharacterized protein isoform X2, whose amino-acid sequence MANAKRVDKENDKLTESILNLTLEIISLLTGEEYKVVKKTSGDHVKPSSHLSGRWSLGPIIDPPPSSLERNNDIKILEVTQKIIELLTGEVPMRCQDVTVYFSMEEWEYIEGHKDLYKDVMMENRPPLTSQDGSSNSNPPERCPRPLYSRDSTQEHQEIPQEDYSISEDDQVDEAEDFSENKNHDDSVISEDFEEDVTVIKVEDLYDEEMRDDEMCAVKGIPPEIRTDRRYKRCKKKKLPFITPDGKIKDYDMAADYTVVNPTSWNLHQGWHSAIEPFPPFTYEGRLTAPLSHRVPEGEGEAFLCMECGKCFNKQSSLDRHRQLMHIWEKPYSCSECGKRFGHKISLVRHQRIHNNENTFSCPLCGRCFAQKSHLVEHERQHTGEKPYACTECGKRFAVKRALVSHESTHAGQKQFCCPECGKCFSRRAYLFSHQRVHLKHKMV is encoded by the exons ATGGCTAATGCAAAGAGAGTGGATAAGGAGAACGATAAGCTGACGGAGAGTATActgaacctcaccctggagatcatctctctgctgaccggagag gagTACAAAGTGGTGAAAAAGACATCTGGTGATCATGTGAAACCCAGCAGCCATTTATCAGGAAGATGGAGTTTGGGTCCCATCATAGATCCTCCACCTTCCTCCCTTGAGAGAAACAATGATAtaaagattctagaagtcacccagaagatcattgagctgctgacgGGAGAG gttcctatgaGATGTCAGGATGTTACTGtttatttctccatggaggagtgggagtatatagaaggacacaaggatctctacaaggacgtcatgatggagaaccggccgcccctcacatcacagg atggatccagtaacagtaatcccccagagagatgtccccgtcctctgtattcccgggactccacacaggaacatcaggagatccctcaggAGGACTACAGCATCTCGGAGGATGATCAGGTAGATGAAGCTGAAGATTTTAGTGAGAACAAGAATCATGACGATTCCGTTATCTCTGAGGATTTCGAG GAAGATGTAACTGTTATTAAAGTTGAAGATCTTTATGATGAGGAGATGAGGGATGATGAGATGTGTGCGGTCAAAGGAATCCCTCCAGAGATCAGAACAG ATCGAAGATACAAGAGGTGCAAAAAGAAGAAACTTCCTTTTATCACTCCAGACGGTAAAATAAAAGATTATGACATGGCAGCAGATTACACTGTAGTAAACCCTACTTCCTGGAATCTTCATCAGGGATGGCACAGTGCCATCGAGCCCTTTCCACCATTTACGTATGAAGGGAGGCTCACCGCCCCTCTTAGCCATCGTGTACCTGAAGGAGAAGGTGAAGCGTTCCTGTGtatggagtgcgggaaatgtttcaataAACAGTCGAGCCTCGACAGACATAGGCAGCTCATGCACATTTGGGAGAAGCCTTACTCCTGTTCCGAATGCGGCAAACGCTTTGGACATAAGATATCCCTCGTCCGACATCAGAGGATTCACAACAATGAAAATACATTTTCCTGCCCATTGTGCGGGAGGTGCTTTGCCCAGAAATCGCACCTCGTGGAACATGAAAGGcagcacacaggggagaagccctaCGCATGTACGGAATGCGGGAAGCGGTTTGCCGTGAAGAGGGCCCTGGTCAGCCACGAGTCAACCCACGCGGGCCAGAAGCAGTTCTGCTGTccagagtgtgggaagtgtttcagCCGGAGAGCTTATCTTTTCAGCCATCAGCGGGTTCACCTAAAGCATAAAATGGTTTGA
- the LOC141104531 gene encoding uncharacterized protein isoform X1, which translates to MANAKRVDKENDKLTESILNLTLEIISLLTGEEYKVVKKTSGDHVKPSSHLSGRWSLGPIIDPPPSSLERNNDIKILEVTQKIIELLTGEVPMRCQDVTVYFSMEEWEYIEGHKDLYKDVMMENRPPLTSQDGSSNSNPPERCPRPLYSRDSTQEHQEIPQEDYSISEDDQVDEAEDFSENKNHDDSVISEDFEKEDVTVIKVEDLYDEEMRDDEMCAVKGIPPEIRTDRRYKRCKKKKLPFITPDGKIKDYDMAADYTVVNPTSWNLHQGWHSAIEPFPPFTYEGRLTAPLSHRVPEGEGEAFLCMECGKCFNKQSSLDRHRQLMHIWEKPYSCSECGKRFGHKISLVRHQRIHNNENTFSCPLCGRCFAQKSHLVEHERQHTGEKPYACTECGKRFAVKRALVSHESTHAGQKQFCCPECGKCFSRRAYLFSHQRVHLKHKMV; encoded by the exons ATGGCTAATGCAAAGAGAGTGGATAAGGAGAACGATAAGCTGACGGAGAGTATActgaacctcaccctggagatcatctctctgctgaccggagag gagTACAAAGTGGTGAAAAAGACATCTGGTGATCATGTGAAACCCAGCAGCCATTTATCAGGAAGATGGAGTTTGGGTCCCATCATAGATCCTCCACCTTCCTCCCTTGAGAGAAACAATGATAtaaagattctagaagtcacccagaagatcattgagctgctgacgGGAGAG gttcctatgaGATGTCAGGATGTTACTGtttatttctccatggaggagtgggagtatatagaaggacacaaggatctctacaaggacgtcatgatggagaaccggccgcccctcacatcacagg atggatccagtaacagtaatcccccagagagatgtccccgtcctctgtattcccgggactccacacaggaacatcaggagatccctcaggAGGACTACAGCATCTCGGAGGATGATCAGGTAGATGAAGCTGAAGATTTTAGTGAGAACAAGAATCATGACGATTCCGTTATCTCTGAGGATTTCGAG AAGGAAGATGTAACTGTTATTAAAGTTGAAGATCTTTATGATGAGGAGATGAGGGATGATGAGATGTGTGCGGTCAAAGGAATCCCTCCAGAGATCAGAACAG ATCGAAGATACAAGAGGTGCAAAAAGAAGAAACTTCCTTTTATCACTCCAGACGGTAAAATAAAAGATTATGACATGGCAGCAGATTACACTGTAGTAAACCCTACTTCCTGGAATCTTCATCAGGGATGGCACAGTGCCATCGAGCCCTTTCCACCATTTACGTATGAAGGGAGGCTCACCGCCCCTCTTAGCCATCGTGTACCTGAAGGAGAAGGTGAAGCGTTCCTGTGtatggagtgcgggaaatgtttcaataAACAGTCGAGCCTCGACAGACATAGGCAGCTCATGCACATTTGGGAGAAGCCTTACTCCTGTTCCGAATGCGGCAAACGCTTTGGACATAAGATATCCCTCGTCCGACATCAGAGGATTCACAACAATGAAAATACATTTTCCTGCCCATTGTGCGGGAGGTGCTTTGCCCAGAAATCGCACCTCGTGGAACATGAAAGGcagcacacaggggagaagccctaCGCATGTACGGAATGCGGGAAGCGGTTTGCCGTGAAGAGGGCCCTGGTCAGCCACGAGTCAACCCACGCGGGCCAGAAGCAGTTCTGCTGTccagagtgtgggaagtgtttcagCCGGAGAGCTTATCTTTTCAGCCATCAGCGGGTTCACCTAAAGCATAAAATGGTTTGA